Within the Deltaproteobacteria bacterium genome, the region CCCTTCAAGAAAACCGGGGGAGTTAAGCGATCCAATGGACAAGATACTCATAGAGGGAGGGATCTCCCTCCACGGAACCGTACGGGTCAGCGGCGCGAAGAACGCGGCCCTCCCCGTCATCGCCGCCTGTATCCTGAGCGGCGGATGGCATCGGCTTCTCAACATCCCCCGGCTGAGGGATATCAACACGATCAAACGGATTATGGCGGAGATGGGGGTCGAGTTCAAGGAAGAAGACGGCGCCCTTTGCGTGAATACCGACAACATCCGGGAATGCGAGGCCTCTTACGACCTGGTGAAAACCATGAGGGCGTCGATCCTCTTGCTCGGCCCGCTCCTGGCCCGCCTGGGAAGGGCGAGAATATCCATGCCGGGGGGCTGCGCCATAGGGGCCCGGCCTGTAAACCTCCATCTAAAGGCCCTGGAGGCCATGGGTGTAGAAATGTTCCTGGAGCACGGGTACATCAACGCCAGGGTGGAGAAGCTCAAGGGGGCCAATATCCTCTTCGACATTCCCACCGTTACCGGGACCGAGAACATCATGATGGCCGCAGTCAAGGCAGAGGGGGAAAGCGTGTTGGAAAACGCCGCCAGGGAACCCGAGGTGCAGGACCTGGCCGATATGTTGCGGCGAATGGGTGCCCGGATCCAAGGAGACGGAACCGACACCATCGTAATCCAGGGCGTGAAGGAATTGAAGCCGGTTGACAGCCACAGGATTATTCCGGACCGGATCGAGGCCGGCACCTTCATGATCGCCTCGGCATTGACGAAGGGGGATATCCTTATTGAAGGATGCCGCCAAGAACACCTGATGGCCGTCATGGAAAAACTTAGGGCGGTCGGAGCCGAAATCGAGGTTTTGAAAGAGGGGCTGCGGGTCAAGGGGCCCGAAACCATCGAGAGCGTGGATATCCGAACCATGCCCTTCCCCGGTTATCCGACTGATCTTCAGGCCCAGTTCATGGCCCTCATGTGCGTGGCCCGGGGATCCAGCATAATCAAGGAGACCATTTTCGAAAACAGGTTCATCCATGTGAGCGAATTGCGAAGGATGGGGGGGGACATTGAAATCAACGGCAACCAGGCCCTTGTAAGGGGCAGGAACCATCTTCTCGCAGCCCCTGTGATGGCGACCGATTTGCGGGCGAGTGCATCCCTTGTGCTGGCTGGTCTGGTTGCAAGGGGAGGGCGAACCGAGATCAACAGGATATACCATCTGGACCGGGGCTACGAGGCCCTGGAAAAGAAGTTCCAGAATCTAGGTGCCAGGATTTGGCGAGTAAGGGCCTGATATGGCTCGACGTCCCCTGGTTCCGCTGCTGGCGGCCTTCCTCGGAGGAATTCTCACCGCCCACTCATTCCCCGCCAAAGGCGATTTCACCACCCTTGCTGCAGCGGGGATCTTTACCATAACCCTGGCAGGCCTTCTCTTTCTGCGCTCTTCCCTGAAATTTCCCGCCTTCCTCGTGCTCTTCTATCTCGCGGGCATGATCCTGGATCTCCAACAGCACCGGGAATCCGTGCTTGCCGGCTTTGCGAAAGGCCGTCCAAGGATCATACTGGAAGGCGTCGTCCTGGAACCTCCCAGGTGCGATGATAAAACATCGAAATTCCCCCTAATGGTCGAGCAGATTATTTTCCCCCGGACCACTCCGCTGACCCTCCATGAAAAGGTTCTCGTCACCATTTACCGGGACCCTCCCGGCCTGGCCCCGGGGGACAGGATACGCTTTCCCGCCGGCCTGAGATCTTTCAGAAATTTCAACAACCCGGGCGGATTCGATTATGTATCCTATATGGAAAATCGGGGTTTTGCCTGCAGCGCCTCGGTGAGCAACGGCCGATTCGTAGTCCCGATGGGCCGGGGATCGCTCGGATTCGTCGGGGACGTGGCCGAGTGGGCCCGAAGACCCCTCCGGGAATTTTTCCGGGCACACCTTCTCGAAGAACAACAAGTCCTTTTTCGGGCCCTCATCCTTGGGGAGCGTCAAGATCTTACCGCCGAGGTGCGGGAACCGTTCATTCGATCCGGCCTCGGACATGTCCTGGCGGTTTCCGGTCTCCATATCGGGCTGATCGCCTGGCTGTTTTTCAAGTTGA harbors:
- the murA gene encoding UDP-N-acetylglucosamine 1-carboxyvinyltransferase, whose protein sequence is MDKILIEGGISLHGTVRVSGAKNAALPVIAACILSGGWHRLLNIPRLRDINTIKRIMAEMGVEFKEEDGALCVNTDNIRECEASYDLVKTMRASILLLGPLLARLGRARISMPGGCAIGARPVNLHLKALEAMGVEMFLEHGYINARVEKLKGANILFDIPTVTGTENIMMAAVKAEGESVLENAAREPEVQDLADMLRRMGARIQGDGTDTIVIQGVKELKPVDSHRIIPDRIEAGTFMIASALTKGDILIEGCRQEHLMAVMEKLRAVGAEIEVLKEGLRVKGPETIESVDIRTMPFPGYPTDLQAQFMALMCVARGSSIIKETIFENRFIHVSELRRMGGDIEINGNQALVRGRNHLLAAPVMATDLRASASLVLAGLVARGGRTEINRIYHLDRGYEALEKKFQNLGARIWRVRA